From Pandoraea vervacti, the proteins below share one genomic window:
- a CDS encoding NADH-quinone oxidoreductase subunit M, translating to MQSLPLLSLAIWLPIISGIVVLAVGNDRNPGGARALSLIGSLLSFLVTLPLISNFDAKASAFQFVEKSSWIERFHINYFLGIDGISLWLVVLTALITVIVVIAGWEVITERVAQYMAAFLILSGLMIGVFSAQDGMLFYVFFEATLIPMYLIIGVWGGPNRVYAAFKFFLYTLLGSLLMLIALIYLYNVTGSFTLTDWYAAKLPMNVQILLFVAFFMAFAVKVPMWPVHTWLPDAHVEAPTGGSVVLAAIMLKLGAYGFLRFSLPIAPDASHYLSGLMVALALIAIVYIGLVALVQTDMKKLVAYSSIAHMGFAILGFFMFSEIGMQGAMVQMISHGFVSGAMFLCIGVLYDRMHSRNIADYGGVVNTMPKFAAFLMLFAMANSGLPATSGFVGEFLVILGAVKLNFWVGLLAATSLITGAAYSLWMYKRVIFGAIANDHVRELVDINKREFFMLAVLAALTLFMGIYPKPFTDLMHTSVVNLLAHVAQTKLP from the coding sequence ATGCAATCGCTACCGCTTCTGAGTCTGGCCATCTGGCTGCCCATCATCTCGGGGATCGTCGTCCTCGCGGTGGGCAACGACCGCAATCCGGGCGGCGCACGCGCGCTGTCGCTCATCGGTTCGCTGCTGAGCTTCCTGGTCACGCTGCCGCTGATCTCGAATTTCGACGCCAAAGCGTCTGCGTTCCAGTTCGTCGAGAAATCGAGCTGGATCGAACGCTTCCACATCAACTACTTCCTCGGCATCGACGGCATTTCGCTGTGGCTGGTCGTGCTCACGGCGCTCATCACGGTGATCGTGGTGATCGCGGGCTGGGAAGTGATCACGGAGCGTGTGGCGCAGTACATGGCCGCCTTCCTGATCCTCTCGGGCCTGATGATCGGCGTGTTCTCGGCGCAAGACGGCATGCTGTTCTACGTGTTCTTCGAAGCCACGCTGATCCCGATGTATCTGATCATCGGTGTGTGGGGCGGACCGAACCGTGTGTACGCAGCGTTCAAGTTCTTCCTGTACACGCTGCTCGGCTCGCTGCTGATGCTCATCGCGCTGATCTATCTGTACAACGTGACGGGTTCGTTCACGCTGACCGACTGGTACGCCGCGAAGCTGCCGATGAACGTGCAGATACTGCTGTTCGTGGCCTTCTTCATGGCCTTCGCCGTGAAAGTGCCGATGTGGCCGGTGCACACCTGGCTGCCGGACGCGCACGTGGAAGCGCCGACGGGCGGCTCGGTCGTTCTGGCGGCGATCATGCTCAAGCTCGGCGCCTATGGCTTCCTGCGCTTCTCGCTGCCGATCGCACCGGACGCCAGCCATTACCTGTCGGGTCTGATGGTGGCGCTCGCGCTGATCGCCATCGTCTACATCGGTCTCGTGGCACTGGTGCAGACCGACATGAAGAAGCTGGTGGCCTATTCGTCGATTGCTCACATGGGCTTCGCGATCCTCGGCTTTTTCATGTTCAGCGAAATCGGCATGCAGGGCGCGATGGTGCAGATGATCTCGCACGGTTTCGTCTCGGGCGCCATGTTCCTGTGTATCGGCGTGCTGTATGACCGCATGCATTCGCGCAACATCGCCGACTACGGCGGTGTCGTGAACACGATGCCGAAGTTCGCCGCGTTCCTCATGCTGTTCGCAATGGCCAACAGCGGTCTGCCGGCAACGTCGGGTTTCGTGGGGGAATTCCTGGTGATTCTCGGTGCCGTGAAGCTGAACTTCTGGGTGGGCCTGCTGGCTGCGACCTCGCTGATCACCGGCGCTGCGTATTCGCTGTGGATGTACAAGCGTGTGATTTTCGGCGCGATCGCCAACGATCACGTGCGCGAACTGGTGGATATCAACAAGCGCGAGTTCTTCATGCTGGCGGTACTGGCAGCGCTCACGCTGTTCATGGGTATCTATCCGAAGCCCTTTACGGACCTGATGCACACCTCCGTGGTTAACCTCCTCGCCCACGTGGCGCA